A segment of the Bacillales bacterium genome:
AAAGAAACACTCAGTCATAACGAATTGTTGAGTAAAAAAGGGATTTATTTTTTTGATGCCGGAACAAGCGGAGGGACTTCCGGCGCAAGAGAAGGCGCTTGCTTTATGATCGGCGGGAACGAAAAAGTGTTTAAGGAAATTGAACCATTGTTTCGCGATTTGTCGGTGGAAAACGGCTACTTGTACACCGGGAGAGCCGGAAGCGGTCATTTTTTGAAAATGGTACACAACGGCATTGAATACGGCATGATGGCAGCCATCGGCGAAGGATTTGAAATTCTTGAAAAAAGTCCATTCGATTACGATTACAAAGAAGTAGCTCGCGTCTGGAACCATGGGTCGGTGATTCGCAGCTGG
Coding sequences within it:
- the gnd gene encoding decarboxylating 6-phosphogluconate dehydrogenase, with the protein product MNIGLIGLGKMGFNLGEQMMEKGYEVAACDINKESVDRFAETGAFAAYSLAELVDNLQRPRVMWVMVPAGKVTNEVIRELSGLLKPGDIVIDGGNTHYKETLSHNELLSKKGIYFFDAGTSGGTSGAREGACFMIGGNEKVFKEIEPLFRDLSVENGYLYTGRAGSGHFLKMVHNGIEYGMMAAIGEGFEILEKSPFDYDYKEVARVWNHGSVIRSW